A genomic region of Anopheles coustani chromosome 3, idAnoCousDA_361_x.2, whole genome shotgun sequence contains the following coding sequences:
- the LOC131264540 gene encoding uncharacterized protein LOC131264540: MRPVLVQQQIGQLPSSRITPNRPFATIGVDYAGPIYLRPIHKRAEPAKAYLCVFICFATKAVHLELVGRENQHPIITITILRRFASRRGRPSHIYSANGKNFEGAARELIELFEMLHDEKQNNIIVSTCADMGITWHFSPPRALHFGGLWEAAVNTAKRHMFRQLGSTRLPYEGYITVLHQIESDDPNELAALTPAHCLIGTSMNAIPEPDYSTRKAYTLSEWPKWQLIVQCFWKH; encoded by the exons ATGAGA CCCGTACTTGTACAGCAACAAATCGGGCAGTTACCATCATCGCGGATCACACCGAATCGACCGTTCGCGACCATCGGAGTGGACTATGCTGGACCGATCTATCTACGACCGATCCACAAACGTGCAGAGCCCGCCAAAGCATACCTCTGcgtatttatttgctttgccACGAAGGCTGTTCACCTGGAACTAGTGGGACGTGAAAACCAGCATCCTATCATCACGATCACGATCCTTCGACGATTTGCATCGCGCCGAGGACGTCCGTCACACATCTACTCGGCCAACGGTAAAAACTTCGAAGGCGCAGCCCGGGAACTTATTGAGCTATTCGAGATGCTCCATGAtgagaagcaaaacaacatcATCGTCTCGACTTGCGCAGATATGGGCATCACTTGGCACTTCAGTCCACCAAGGGCTCTACACTTTGGCGGATTGTGGGAAGCTGCAGTGAACACCGCCAAAAGACACATGTTTCGCCAGCTGGGCAGCACGAGACTGCCTTACGAGGGATACATTACTGTTCTGCACCAAATAGAGTCGGATGACCCCAACGAATTAGCCGCATTAACACCTGCACATTGTCTTATAGGCACATCGATGAACGCCATCCCCGAGCCGGACTATTCAACCCGAAAGGCATACACCCTGAGCGAGTGGCCGAAGTGGCAACTGATCGTACAGTGCTTCTGGAAACATTAG